AGCAAAATGTACAAATAGCTTTACCTATGATGGATTAAACAGACTAACAGCACAGACGGATGCATTAGGAAATACGACAAGATACTTATATGACAAATGTAATAATTTAATCAAAGAAGTTGATGCAAGATATTCAAATATGAGTATAGAATCAGCACCAGGTAGAAAATTTGAATATGATATGGATAACAGAAGAACTAAAGTAATATCATATAATGGATATAAAGACAGCATAATAGAGTATAATTTATACGACGGCAGAGGCAATCTCTTATTGCAGGCAGATGAGCTTGGATATAACAGTGAAAGTCCAGAGCTTTCAATAGGAAATAAATATGAATATGATGCAGATAACAGAGTAGTTAAATTCACATCAGCAGATGTAGTATATCAAGGAATCATAGAAGGAGTAGACAGACATTCAATCAAATATGAATATAATGGAGACGGACAAGTAATATCACAAGAAGACGCATATGGAAATAAAGTAGAAACAACATACTACGGAAATGGAAACGTAAAATCAGTAAAATATCCAAACGGCTATACAGAGAATTTTAGATATGATAATATCGGTAAATTCTATATGCAGAAGAAAACATCAGATGGATTAGAAATAACAACATATAATAATATTTATGGAAAGCCTATTAGAGTGGTATATCCAGATGAAACAGAAGCTCACTATGGATATACAAACAAAGGTGAAATCACAAAGAGTATAGATCAAGAAGGCAATGAGGCTTTATTTGAATATGATGAAGCTTCAAATGTGATAAGCAAAAAAGAATATATAAAAGAAGATGAAAGCTACAAATACTATAGATTGACAAAAACATCATACAATGAAACAAATAGTCCATTAAGTACAGAGACATTTAGCTTAAAAGAAGCTAAAGTACCAACACTTAGTAATATAGAAGAACCAATAGGTAATAAAAATTACTACGAATATGATAAAGCAAACAACCTAATAAAAGTAACAGGAGCAAATGGTGAAGAAACAATAAGAGAATATGATGCTAATAATAATCTAATAACAGAAAAGAGAAAAATAAGTGAAGGAGAGTACAATGTAAACAGGTATGAGTATGACCATTTATTAAATTTAGCAGTAAGCTCAGTATTAGTAAAAACATCAGATGTAGATATAAAATCACTGACAAACCCTGTTTATGACAATGAATATTCAGACAAAATATTAGCAAGCACAAAATATTCATATTATACAAACGGTAAAGTAAAAACCATGGAAGATTCAAGAGGAAATATAACCAAATATGAATATAACCATGATGGGAAAATAAAAAAATTAATATCACCAAAAGGATACACAGTAAAATACAAATATGATTTAAGAGGTAACGTAAAAGAGCAAACAGATGCAAGAGGAAATAAAGTTCAGTATGAATATGACGAAATGAACAAGCTTACACATAAAAAACAGCCATACAAAGATTCTGAGCAATCAATAACAAGATATGTGTATGATAAGAGAGGTAACATAAAAAAACAGATAAATCCAGAGCAGTATGAAGAAAATGTTGATATAGACACGATGCTTGGAACAAGCTACGTTTATGACAATATGAACAGAGTTATAGAAAAAATATCACCAGAAGGTGAAACACTAAGTTATATCCAGTACACAAAAAAAGGTAACCCAAAGAAAGTAGTAGATGGAATAAGATATCAAAGCAATATAGAAGACTCAAAGGGTACAAGCTATGATTATGATGGACTTGGCAGAGTAATAAAAGTAACAAATCCATTAGGAGACAGCAAAGCATATAAATACAACCTACTAGACAATATCATAGAAGAAACAAACGAAAAAGGTCTAGTAACAAAATTTGAATATGATACAGTAGGTAATTTAACAAAAATAGAATTTTCAGATGGAAGTAAAGTTAAATATGAATATGATTTAGCAAACAGAAAAATAAAAGAAGAAGATCAGCTAGCAAATGTAACAAGCTTTGAGTACAATGGATTTAACAAAAAAAGAAAAGATATAGATACATATTTAAATACACAAGAATATAAGTACGACTTAGCAGGAAATCTAACAGTATTAGAAGACAAAAGAGGAAACAAAACAGAATTTAAATATGATGAAAACAACAAAATATTAGAAAAGAGACAGCCTGCATATGAGGATGGTAGTGGAAACATAGTATATATACTTAGTAGCTATACCTATGACGAAAATGGAAATCTAACAAAAGAAAGCATATCAGATACAAAAGGACTAGCTTCAAAAAGAGAAACAATGTATCAGTACTATGAAAACAATAAGCTAAAAATGAAAAGACACAGCAACGGTTCATTCCAAAAGCTGTACTATGACAAAAACGGTAACATAGTCAAAAAAGAAACATCAAGAGACAGCGAGAACAATGATATAGAAAAGTTTGAATATGACCTACAAAACAGATTGATAAAATCAATAAAACTAATAGACAAAACATCAATAGCAGAAGATGAAGAATTAATAAATGGTTTAATAGATTTAGAATATCAAGACAAGCTGCAAGTGATAACAGGCTATGAATATGACATACTAGGAAATAAGACAAGAGAAATAAGACCAAAAGCATATCAGCTAGGCTTAGACAGCATAAAAGCAAAAGATTATATAACAGACTTTAACTATGACATATTTAACAGACTAACAGAAATAACAAGAAGCTATGAACAAGTAGAATACACAATAAAATACAGCTATGACAAGCTAGGAAACAAAATATCAGAGGTAAACGAAAAAGGAAGTCGGGCAACATTTGACTATGATAGCTTAAACAGAATAAAAACAGTGACAGACGCAAAAGGTTTTGCATTTACTTACACCTATGACGAAGCAGGAAACAAGTTGACAGAGACAAACGCAAAAGGAGATACAATCACATACAGCTATGACAAGTTAGGCAGAGTAAAAACAATAAAAGACCCATATAGCAAAGTCATAACAGAAAATGTATATGATGAAAACGGAAATCTAATAGAAAGAAAAGATGCCAAAGGCTACAAAACAAGCTATAAATATGATATGGCAAACAGGCAGATAGAAGCTACAGATCCAAATTCAGCAGACGAAGGAAAAGTAACATTAAAGATTAAATACAACATATTTGGAGAAAAAATAAGCGAGGAAGATGCACTAGGAAATATAACAGAGTATGAATATGATTCCATAGGAAGACTAATAGGAGTAACAGATGCACTAGGTATAAAAACAAGCTACAGCTATGACAGAGCAGGAAACAAACTAACACAAACAAATGGAAAAGGAAAGACAAGAAAATACAGCTACAGCTCATTTGGAATATTGAAAAGCTTAGAAGATGCAGAAGGAAAAATAGTAACATACACATATGATATAACAGGAAACACAGCACAAGTAATAGACAAAGTAGGAAATAATACAAAATACCAGTACAACTCTCAAGGACAGCTAATAGAAAAGAAAGTATTAGAGACAGGAGATTCAGTACAGTATGAGTATGATGTACTAGGTAACAAAATAAAAATGATAGACGAAACAGGAGAAACAACATATAGCTATGATGTACTTTCTAGGTTAGAGTCAATAACAAAAGACGGGCAAGGTTATATAGCCTACAGCTATGACGAAGTAGGAAACATAGAAGAAATAACAGACAAGCTTGGGAATCGCGCGTGCTACACATATGACAAATCAAATAGAATGAAAACCGTTACATCTGGCTCAAGTAGAGCAGAATATGAGTATGATGAAAACGGAAATAGAAGCAGGGTAACATATGTTGGAAATATAACAGAAGAATACAGCTATGACAAAAACAATAACCTAATAGACTTAACAAACAAAGTAGGAAGCACAGAAATATCACACTACAGCTACACATATGACTTAGCAGGAAGACAAACAAGCAAAACAGACAGCTTTGGAACAACAAGCTACAGCTATGACAAGGCAGGAAGAATAAAAGAAGTAAAAGCACCAGGAAAAACAACAAGCTATAGCTATGATAAAGCAGGTAACAGAAGAAGTCAGAGAGAAGAATATACATCAGAGCAGCCAAGTGGATACAAACTGATAAAAACAGGAGAAGACGTAACATACGTAGTAAAAGAAAGCCAATATGTATATTCATCATCAGACAAGCTGTTAAAATTAGTAGAAAAAATGTATAATAAAGAAGGAGAAGAAATCCTTAAAAAATCAGTAGAATATATATATGATGCAAACGGAAATGAAATAAGACAAAAAGCAGACTATATACATCCACATGACATGACAATGATACAAAGCACCAAAGGAAACACACACGGAAAAGGAATAACAGAGGAAATAAGTACATTAATAGAAAGAGAAGAAAAATACTATGATGGCTTTAACAGACTAGTAAAAGTAGATAAAATAACTAGTGGAATAAGAAACATAGTAACCTACAGATACAACGGAGACGGACAAAGAACAACAAAACAAGAGCAAAGCTCAAAAGACGGATATGTAACAAAAACAACGAATTACTATTACGACAGACAGCACGTAATACTAGAAACAGGAACAGAGACAGTAAGCTATGTAAGAGGAATAAACTATATATCAAGAAAAAGCAGCATAGGATTAAGCTACTATTTCTACAACGGACATGGAGACGTAGTTCAAACAGTATCAGAAAATGGAGAAGTTAGAAACCAATATGATTACGACATATTTGGAAATCCATTATTAACAATAGAAGAAGAAAAGAATGAAATAAGATACTCAGGAGAATACTACGACGAAAGCACAGGCTTATACTACCTAAGAGCAAGATATTACAATCCATACACAGGAAGGTTTATATCAGAAGACAGCTATTGGGGAGAGGATAGTAATCCGCTTAGTTTGAATTTGTACGTATACTGCTACAATGATCCAGTAAGATTTGTGGATCCTACGGGACATTGGGGTGGAAAAGCAGGAGAATATGATGATAGAAAACTTTCAAGATCAGAACAAAAGAAAATAAAACGGCTAACAGATGCATATTTTTCAACAAAAGATGATGAAGAACGTAAAAGGATACATGAAAAAGCAAATAAAATAAGAGAAGAAGCAAAACTAAAAGCTGATTGGAGTAGAGTAAGAAGAAGAGAAAGAAGACGAAAAAGTACAAATCATAAAGAAAGATTTAATACAGATCATGATTCAAGTTCAGATAGTTTTTCAAATGCAGCGGAGAGATATTTAGATGATAATAAATATTTTACAGATACTACTTGGCAAACTTTAAGTGAGCATCATAATAGGCGAGGTTATGGTTATAGAGTAATAAAAAGAAATGAAAATGACACAACACAAGAAACAGTAGATGCAGTAGTAAATGAAATAGATGCCAATATAGAGCGTTCTGATTATCTACTGGGAACAAAAGACTACAATGAAGATATAGAAATACTTCATAAAGAAATACTTGATGATAGCAAAGATAGAGATTTTGCTTACAAAATTACTATTGAACATATGGATGAAGATAAATATAAATATAGTCAGGAATTACAATATAGTTTAAAAAACAGAAAAAGTTTTAATTCACATTATACTAAAATCGTTGATACATGGGATGAAGAAATACTGCAAAAACTAGGCATAGATGATACGTTCTCAAAAGATTTCAAGCATAAAATGATAAATCATTATAAAGAAACAGGTAAGGGAATAGAAGAATTTTTTAGCCAGATACAATCACCAGAAGAACAAGATGCTAATATTTTGTCATCTAGAGATTTGATGTCAGTAAGATCTTTAAAAGCTACATATGCTGTATATGCACAACAAAATGATGGAGCTAGTAGAGATAAAATGTATGCTATATTGAGAGCTATAGATATTATAAGAAGTAAAAAAGAATATAGAGGAAAGTATGATTTGCAAAACGAATATGGTGATTATATAAGTATGTATTGTTATCATAATAAAAAGATTTGGTCAAAAATTCATATAGCTGATGGAGATCCAGCTAGAGATTCAGCAATTGTTAATACAGGAACGACATTATTAAGTTTAGCACCACCTCCATATAGTATTGTAGGATACGCACTTTCTGTTGGTGTTCATGATGAATTTACTTCATCAACTGCAGTTGATGGAGGATTGACAATGGCTGGATTAATGAATGGTATAGAAGGAATGTTTTTTACAGGAATAGGTTTTGTAAAATCTGGCTTTGGTGCATATAGAGAGTATCAAGATTTAAAAGGTTTTACTAATATGTATGTAACAGTACAACAGTCTAGTATTTTTGAGACTCATAGTTTTCAATTTAATCCAGATAAATTTCTTGTTAAAGTTGGACAAATTGATAGGGTGGATTTTCCTATTCCAGCTGAATTTAGTTCTTATGATAAAAATTATCCAACACCAGATATAAAATTAGTTTCAGGAGAAAAATATTGGTTTAATCAGTAAATGATTTAAAATTTATTGGAGGGATAGTGTTGAGAAAAATGTTTAAATGCCCTATATGTGGAGAAGAAACTATTAGTATTAAAGATAAGCGAAAGCTTGATTATCGCTTTAAAACTAAAATAAAATGTAGTAATTGTAATAGTGTGTTCAGACAATCATATATAGCTGCATTAGTATTGCTCTGTTTTGGATTAGTAGGTGTTTTAATCGTAACAAGAAACTTTAATTTAGTAATTAAGTGCATACTAATTATACTGCTATCCGTATTATATTTTTATGTTGATTTATATCTTGTACCTATAGTAAAGTATGATGAATGAAAATACCTACTGAGGCAATGTCATCAACCTAATAATACAAAAATTAGAAATTATACTTAAGGCTCCAAAACCTCCAAAAACAGGATGCAACCAGGTTCAATATCACCAGAAGGTGCACCCACTGGGTGATACCCAGTCGGGACGGTTCTGATTTAGATGACATAAGTGTCGATAATGATTAAATTAGGATACAAGGTACAACATTAATAAAAGTACGTCAGATTGATTTGTGAGTCTGACGTATTTTTGTATATAAATTGAAATAAACGTTGCAATAGAAAAAATATCACCAGAAGGCGAAACACTAAGCTATATGAAATACACAAAAAAAGGTATCCAAAAGAAAGTAGTAGATGGAATAAGATATCAAAGCAATGTAGAAGACTCAAAGGGTACAAGTTATGAATATGATGGACTTGGCAGAGTAACAAAAGTAACAAATCCATTAGGAGACAGCAAAGCATATAAATACAACCTACTAAATAATATCATAGAAGAAACAAACGAAAAAGGTCTAGTAACAAAATTTGAATATGATACAGTAGGTAACTTAACAAAAATAGAATTTTCAGATGGAAGTAAAGTTAAGTATGAATATGATTTAGCAAACAGAAAAATAGAAGAAGAAGATCAGCTAGCAAATGTAACAAGCTTTGAGTACAATGGATTTAACAAAAAAAGAAAAGACATAGATCCATATTTAAATACACAAGAATATAAGTACGACTTAGCAGGAAATCTAACAGTATTAGAAGACAAGAGAGGAAACAAAACAGAATTTAAATATGATGAAAACAACAAAATATTAGAAAAGAGACAGCCTGCATATGAGGATGGTAGTGGAAACATAGTATATATACTTAATCACTATACCTATGACGAAAATGGAAATCTAACAAAAGAAAGCATAGCAGATACAAAAGGTCTAGCTTCAAAAAGAGAAACAAAAACATATATGATGAAATTGGCAATCTAATAGAAAGAAAAGATGCCAAAGGCTACAAAACAAGCTATAAATATGATATGGCAAACAGGCAGATAGAAGCTACAGATCCAAATTCAGCAGACGAAGGAAAAGTAACATTAAAGATTAAATACAACATATTTGGAGAAAAAATAAGTGAGGAAGATGCACTAGGAAATATAACAGAGTATGAATATGACTCCATAGGAAGACTAATAGGAGTAACAGATGCGCTAGGTATAAAAACAAGCTACAGCTATGACAGAGCAGGAAACAAACTAACACAGACAAATGGAAAAGGAAAGACAAGAAAATACAGCTACAGCTCATTTGGAATATTGAAAACCTTAGAAGATGCAGAAGGAAAAATAGTAACATACACATATGATATAACAGGAAACACAGCACAAGTATTAGACAAAGCAGGAAACAATACAAAATACCAGTACAACTCTCAAGGACAGCTAATAGAAAAGAAAGTATTAGAGACAGGAGATTCAGTACAGTATGAGTATGATGTACTAGGTAACAAAACAAAAATGATAGACGAAACAGGAGAAACAACATATAGCTATGATGTACTTTCTAGGTTAGAGTTAATAACAAAAGACGGGCAAGGTTATATAACCTACAGCTATGACGAAGTAGGAAACATAGAAGAAATAACAGACAAGCTTGGGAATCGCGCGAGCTACACATATGACAAATCAAACAGAATGAAAGTCGTAGCATCAGGCACAAGTAGAGCAGAATATGAGTATGATGAAAACGGAAATAGAAGCAGGGTAACATATGTTGGAAATATAACAGAAGAATACAGCTATGACAAAAACAATAACCTAATAGACTTGACAAACAAAGTAGGAAGCACAGAAATATCACACTACAGCTACACATATGACTTAGCAGGAAGACAAACAAGCAAAACAGACAGCTTTGGGACAACAAGCTACAGCTATGACAAGGCAGGAAGAATAAAAGAAGTAAAAGCACCAGGAAAAACAACAAGCTATAGCTATGACAAAGCAGGTAACAGAAGAAGTCAGAGAGAAGAATATACATCAGCTCAGCCAAGTGGATACAAGCTGGTAAAAACAGGAGAAGACGTAACATACGTAGCAAAAGAAAGCCAATATATATATTCATCCTCAGACAAGCTGTTAAAATTAGTAGAAAAAATGTATAATAAAGAAGGAGAAGAAATCCTTAAAAAGTCAGTAGAATATATATATGATGCCAACGGAAACGAAATAAGACAAAAAGCAGACTATATACATCCACATGACATGACAATGATACAAAGCACCAAAGGAAACACACATGGAAAAGGAATAACAGGAAATATAAGCACATTAATAGAAAGAGAAGAAAAATACTATGATGGCTTTAACAGACTAGTAAAAGTAGATAAAATAACTAGTGGAACAAGAAACATAGTAACCTACAGATACAACGGAGACGGACAAAGAACAACAAAACAAGAGCAAAGCTCAAAAGACGGATATGTAACAAAGACAACAAACTACTATTACGACAGACAGCACGTGATACTAGAAACAGGAACAGAGACAGTAAGCTATGTGAGAGGAATAAACTATATATCAAGAAAAAGCAGCATAGGATTAAGCTACTATTTCTACAACGGACATGGAGACGTAGTACAAACAGTATCAGAAGCAGGAGAAATAAGGAACCAATATGATTACGACATATTTGGAAATCCAACACTAATAGTAGAAGAAGAAAAGAACGAGATAAGATACTCAGGAGAATACTACGACGAAAGCACAGGCTTATACTACCTAAGAGCAAGATATTACAACCCATACACAGGAAGGTTTATATCAGAAGACAGCTATTGGGGAGAGGATAGTAATCCGCTTAGTTTGAATTTGTACGTATACTGTTACAATGACCCAATAAGGTTTGTGGATCCTACGGGACATTATGGGGGAAGATCAGGAGAAAGAGATGACAGCTTGCTTTCAAGAAGTGAGCAAAAGAAAATAAAACAGCTTACAGATGCATATTTTCATGCTAAAACAAAAAAAGAGAAAGAAGAAATACACCAAAGAGCAAATAAAGTATGGGAAAATTCAAAGAAAAATTATAAACGTTCAGATTCATTTACAAAGGATGCAAATAAGCATTTAAAAACCCATAAACATTTTACTAAAGATAGCTGGGGAAATATAAGTAAAAAACATAATAGAATAGGTGGAGGAGCAAGACATTTAAAAGGAGAAGGTTCAGCAAAAGAAAGAGTAGATAGATTAGAGAGTGAAATAGATAGAAATATAGAGTATTCAGATTATATGATAGGAAGTAAAGAATATGAAGAAGATATGAAGATATATGCAAGTGAAACGTCTTATGGTAGTATGTTAAAAGCTTCAGTAAAAGATATAGCAATAGGAGGAGGTAATCCAGCATTTAGTAATTATGAAGGTATAGATAACATAGTTTATGAACGTATGAATAATGGAGAACACATAAGACAAGTACAGGAAATGTTACAAAAGCAAGGATATAACTTACAAACAGATGGAAATTTCGGACCAAATACAGAAAGAATTATTAAGAAATTTCAAAGAGATAATAATTTGAAAGTAAGTGGAAAAGTAGATGCTGAGACTTTTAAGAAGCTTATGGAAGAACCTAAAGATGATAATACAGATAAGCAAGAGGGTAGAATAGTAGAACGATTTAAAAAAATAGGTTTGAAATTTATAGACGAGTTAAATAAACAGCATAATGGAGAAAAATTTATACAACCAGTAAATATAGGTAGGATATCATCTGAATATGGACCTAGAATAAGACCAGGGAAAAAAACAGATAAGATAAAGGAGTTTCATGCAGGATTAGACATTGCAACTAAAATTGGAACTCCAATATATTCTATATGTGATGGAACAGCAGAAGTCAGATGTAAGAGTGTTAAAAAAGGATTTGGATATAGTGTAGTTTTGAAATTTGAGGGTGGTTATTGTAGATATGCCCATTTATCAAAAGAAACATTACAATTTTATGAAGGGACCAATAAAAAAATACATGTGAAACAAGGAGATGTAATAGGGTATACTGGTAATACGGGTTACAGTACAGGACCTCATTTGCATTTTCAGTTACACATATATAATGAGGAGGGTAGATTACTAAAATTTGAAGGGAAAAAAGTTCCAAGTTATAAAAAAGATGCTGTTGACCCTCAGAAATATATCAAATTTAAATTTGGAAAAAGTAAATAATTAGTTTAGAATTAATTTAAGAATTAGATATACTATAATATATCTAATTCTTGAATATTTATTATAAATCATATACATAGAAGGATTGAATTTAGGAGGATATTTATGAGTAAAAAAACACTTTTTTTAATAGGTATTATTTTTATAGTAGTAACTATAGCTATAGTGAACGTAAAAATTCAAAATATAGGAGATAAAACAGTTAAAGATGTAGAAAATGACATAGATGAACAGGCTTTTAGCCTAGACAATATATCTAGTTATAACTCGTTTATTAAAAAATCAGTTACAGGTAAATATATTTATAAAAAGTTCTATTCACCAGATTATAAGAATTGCTTTATTGCAAAAATAGGTTACACTGAAGATGATGACGATGCTAATACTTTATATTTAAATAATATAACAGATACATATTTTGAATTAATAGATAATATAAAGGATCCAGTTATATGGTTAAGTAACGAAAAAGTATTAGTTAATGGAGTGTATATATATAATATAGAGACTAAAACAATAGAAAAACATATAATGAAAGAAATTTTAGATGATAATCATTTAATTAATTATAGTTTAGATCACAAAAAAGAAAAAATAGCGCTATGTTTAACAGATAAATTAAACAATACTAAAGAGTGTAGCTATTTAATTTATGTCTATGATATAAAAAATGATTCATATAAAAAAATATATGAAAAGAAAAACGCAAGTATAGATTTAACACTAGCAAATTATTATATCGTATGGGATAAAAATAGCAATATTATTTTTGATAGTAATGATTTTAAAATAATGAAGTTTGATACGAAATTAAATACATTAAAAGATTATATAAAAGTAGATATAGACAAAGACATAGAATATATAGATAATCAACAAACTGAAGAAACTGATGAATATGGGGAACCGCCAATAACTGATAAAATGATGGGAATATCAAAAGATAATAAGTACATAAGTATAAGATCGGGGGAGGAACTTGTACGCATTATAGATACTGAAAATAACGTTGAAGTTGAAAGCAGTAGTGAAAATAGAATACCTTATTCACCTGATTTTTGTTGGATTAATACAAATGTGTTTGCTTATATAGTTAATTTCGTACAGAGTACTAATGAAATCCATATATGTAGTATTAACGATGGCGTATATAGTGTGAAATCAGTGATTGAGTGCGAAAAACTTAAAAAGGATAACAACTTCATATATAATTTAAGACTAGATAAAGACAAACTTATTTTTGATGTTGTAGAATTTTCATCACCTAGTTTTGAAACTATTGAAAAAGTTACTACTTATGAGATTATTTCAGACAAAGATAAATAAAAAACTAGAAACAAACAAGGGGACTACAGACTGTTTTAATGCAGTCTGCTACACCCATTGGGGCAATGTCATCAACCTAAGAATACAAAAATTAGAAATTAAATTTTAAAGAAAATTTCAAAAAACACTTGACTTTTCAAAAAAGCCCTAATAATCGATATGAATACCATTAAACAAGAGGACGGTTCGAGACTGCTGAAAAACACCTCCTATAATGTGTAAATGCGAAAAGCAAAAAGGATATTTCATATGAATGTCAAATTATATATACATGAAGGTGTTTTTATATGCTTAAAACAGAATATAAACAACAAAGCATATATTCAATAATATATAATAAAATACCAGATGATCATCTGCTAAAACAAATAGATAGAGTAGTAGATTTTAGTTTTATCAATGAAATGTTTAGAGATAGCTATTGTAAATACTATGGAAGACCAG
This portion of the Abyssisolibacter fermentans genome encodes:
- a CDS encoding RHS repeat-associated core domain-containing protein, which encodes MKEKLKKLIILLSCIFIFMPFTIAYADTIEEQLNNLVGPKKQYNTMLSPVYLRNNYTEEYINPRSGELTISQTDYVLPGRNGLDVEIKRIYKSGVSNVKEMKVKYVNGAWVDYVHSDAKTSSFYEDRYNIGIGTRFSFPQMEVRKSEDSSEHIFIHTEGGDTYRLLRPVIMDGIKTYKLEGQTTKEVFVRESDQFSNGQVDGKSKYVMIKKDGKKTYFAADGRLLGIVDRYGNTIKFEYTTLNYSIYSTNITKKLMSKITDTVGRVITIEYKEDHSYRVAKKTNTKYSKDESYKTSNDPDTQNSGDLKGKYQVIIKLPDNKQIVYDKSAALVSDSKAVIRTRLQRVYDTDGKPKYHFWYEQPALGFTYTNGSSYSVYNRYENLTQIDNFRTNKISRYTYNTYTQRLNKGSMQYRKIFSKSELIKKDYDIAKDKFIDRFITEDKNHINYTYVNEADGYGVKEYKPYDENYLKGYKYYTNTTDKSGNKVKYTYDGLHQLINSLNTGTNHKEVITTEHDEMKLIKKKERVIYDVQYGKETGKFVKKIENYRYDEFGNLINYTGYDANRDDKGYPIDDERTVIYNYAYDKYHILTSKTWKKDKDTTCQINYDVDNLGNVIKETKYNTDDKNKWIVTNYNYDSFGNIIKEELTDGLGSFITNYEYGIDANGINHKGAYLTRIYKTVDTQLQEKKYAYDFNTGIKTSEIDENGNKKSYEYDDLYRLKKTMHPDETTEEYTYIDSGYNNLKINYKDQGEALYLFEYDILGYLLNLSYNDNNQWVRLESYEYDCNSNKMKEVDSNGHSTRYKYNSSYKLVEKSYYENDTILKGTMRLSYKTAVDEDTALLAEITDEEGYIKRFYYNKDNKLLKTEISPDNITFYTSKKYYDYVGNKVRDIDYRGKETNYIYDDIGRLTKIIDPLNNETEYIYNSINNVSKIKEPNKKTTDKIYDQAGRLIEERRYLIGEENYTYTSYSYDKAGNMASEERGTCKNGVKQASSKIELVYNNMNRVVDEYIWLEDDKKTHTTYSYDLLGNMTQKTTYTDKDEHKCIQNDYVYTKNGQLIEEETVYKVGNIEDQEMGKVLIKYQKDYQGNLLKQEILNNNTFETYTYQYDNRNNIIKKIEPFKGEVKKITEITYDKRNNPLVSTQIINGAKCTNSFTYDGLNRLTAQTDALGNTTRYLYDKCNNLIKEVDARYSNMSIESAPGRKFEYDMDNRRTKVISYNGYKDSIIEYNLYDGRGNLLLQADELGYNSESPELSIGNKYEYDADNRVVKFTSADVVYQGIIEGVDRHSIKYEYNGDGQVISQEDAYGNKVETTYYGNGNVKSVKYPNGYTENFRYDNIGKFYMQKKTSDGLEITTYNNIYGKPIRVVYPDETEAHYGYTNKGEITKSIDQEGNEALFEYDEASNVISKKEYIKEDESYKYYRLTKTSYNETNSPLSTETFSLKEAKVPTLSNIEEPIGNKNYYEYDKANNLIKVTGANGEETIREYDANNNLITEKRKISEGEYNVNRYEYDHLLNLAVSSVLVKTSDVDIKSLTNPVYDNEYSDKILASTKYSYYTNGKVKTMEDSRGNITKYEYNHDGKIKKLISPKGYTVKYKYDLRGNVKEQTDARGNKVQYEYDEMNKLTHKKQPYKDSEQSITRYVYDKRGNIKKQINPEQYEENVDIDTMLGTSYVYDNMNRVIEKISPEGETLSYIQYTKKGNPKKVVDGIRYQSNIEDSKGTSYDYDGLGRVIKVTNPLGDSKAYKYNLLDNIIEETNEKGLVTKFEYDTVGNLTKIEFSDGSKVKYEYDLANRKIKEEDQLANVTSFEYNGFNKKRKDIDTYLNTQEYKYDLAGNLTVLEDKRGNKTEFKYDENNKILEKRQPAYEDGSGNIVYILSSYTYDENGNLTKESISDTKGLASKRETMYQYYENNKLKMKRHSNGSFQKLYYDKNGNIVKKETSRDSENNDIEKFEYDLQNRLIKSIKLIDKTSIAEDEELINGLIDLEYQDKLQVITGYEYDILGNKTREIRPKAYQLGLDSIKAKDYITDFNYDIFNRLTEITRSYEQVEYTIKYSYDKLGNKISEVNEKGSRATFDYDSLNRIKTVTDAKGFAFTYTYDEAGNKLTETNAKGDTITYSYDKLGRVKTIKDPYSKVITENVYDENGNLIERKDAKGYKTSYKYDMANRQIEATDPNSADEGKVTLKIKYNIFGEKISEEDALGNITEYEYDSIGRLIGVTDALGIKTSYSYDRAGNKLTQTNGKGKTRKYSYSSFGILKSLEDAEGKIVTYTYDITGNTAQVIDKVGNNTKYQYNSQGQLIEKKVLETGDSVQYEYDVLGNKIKMIDETGETTYSYDVLSRLESITKDGQGYIAYSYDEVGNIEEITDKLGNRACYTYDKSNRMKTVTSGSSRAEYEYDENGNRSRVTYVGNITEEYSYDKNNNLIDLTNKVGSTEISHYSYTYDLAGRQTSKTDSFGTTSYSYDKAGRIKEVKAPGKTTSYSYDKAGNRRSQREEYTSEQPSGYKLIKTGEDVTYVVKESQYVYSSSDKLLKLVEKMYNKEGEEILKKSVEYIYDANGNEIRQKADYIHPHDMTMIQSTKGNTHGKGITEEISTLIEREEKYYDGFNRLVKVDKITSGIRNIVTYRYNGDGQRTTKQEQSSKDGYVTKTTNYYYDRQHVILETGTETVSYVRGINYISRKSSIGLSYYFYNGHGDVVQTVSENGEVRNQYDYDIFGNPLLTIEEEKNEIRYSGEYYDESTGLYYLRARYYNPYTGRFISEDSYWGEDSNPLSLNLYVYCYNDPVRFVDPTGHWGGKAGEYDDRKLSRSEQKKIKRLTDAYFSTKDDEERKRIHEKANKIREEAKLKADWSRVRRRERRRKSTNHKERFNTDHDSSSDSFSNAAERYLDDNKYFTDTTWQTLSEHHNRRGYGYRVIKRNENDTTQETVDAVVNEIDANIERSDYLLGTKDYNEDIEILHKEILDDSKDRDFAYKITIEHMDEDKYKYSQELQYSLKNRKSFNSHYTKIVDTWDEEILQKLGIDDTFSKDFKHKMINHYKETGKGIEEFFSQIQSPEEQDANILSSRDLMSVRSLKATYAVYAQQNDGASRDKMYAILRAIDIIRSKKEYRGKYDLQNEYGDYISMYCYHNKKIWSKIHIADGDPARDSAIVNTGTTLLSLAPPPYSIVGYALSVGVHDEFTSSTAVDGGLTMAGLMNGIEGMFFTGIGFVKSGFGAYREYQDLKGFTNMYVTVQQSSIFETHSFQFNPDKFLVKVGQIDRVDFPIPAEFSSYDKNYPTPDIKLVSGEKYWFNQ